The proteins below come from a single Malus domestica chromosome 03, GDT2T_hap1 genomic window:
- the LOC103421421 gene encoding probable histone H2B.1: MAPKAEKKPAEKKPAEEKKSAVAEKAPAEKKPKAGKKLPKEAGAAAGDKKKKKSKKSVETYKIYIFKVLKQVHPDIGISSKAMGIMNSFINDIFEKLAQESSRLARYNKKPTITSREIQTAVRLVLPGELAKHAVSEGTKAVTKFTTEKKPAEKKPAEEKKSAVAEKAPAEKKPKAGKKLPKEAGAAAGDKKKKRSKKSVETYKIYIFKVLKQVHPDIGISSKAMGIMNSFINDIFEKLAQESSRLARYNKKPTITSREIQTAVRLVLPGELAKHAVSEGTKAVTKFTSS, encoded by the exons ATGGCGCCCAAAGCTGAGAAGAAGCCCGCCGAGAAGAAGCCAGCAGAGGAGAAGAAGTCCGCCGTGGCGGAGAAAGCCCCCGCCGAGAAGAAGCCCAAGGCCGGGAAGAAGCTCCCGAAGGAAGCCGGAGCCGCCGCCGgagacaagaagaagaagaaatcgaAGAAGAGCGTGGAGACCTACAAGATCTACATCTTCAAGGTGCTGAAGCAGGTCCACCCTGACATCGGGATCTCCAGCAAGGCCATGGGAATCATGAACAGCTTCATCAACGACATCTTCGAGAAGCTCGCCCAGGAATCGTCGAGGCTTGCGAGGTACAACAAGAAGCCGACGATCACTTCCCGGGAGATTCAGACTGCTGTGAGATTGGTGCTTCCTGGTGAGCTCGCTAAGCATGCGGTGTCTGAGGGGACTAAGGCGGTGACCAAGTTTACCA CCGAGAAGAAGCCCGCCGAGAAGAAGCCAGCAGAGGAGAAGAAGTCCGCCGTGGCGGAGAAAGCCCCCGCCGAGAAAAAGCCCAAGGCCGGAAAGAAGCTCCCGAAGGAGGCCGGAGCGGCCGCCGgagacaagaagaagaagagatcgaAGAAGAGCGTGGAGACCTACAAGATCTACATCTTCAAGGTGCTGAAGCAGGTCCACCCTGACATCGGGATCTCCAGCAAGGCCATGGGAATCATGAACAGCTTCATCAACGACATCTTCGAGAAGCTCGCCCAGGAGTCGTCCAGGCTCGCGAGGTACAACAAGAAACCGACGATCACTTCCCGGGAAATCCAGACCGCCGTGAGGCTCGTGCTCCCTGGTGAGCTCGCCAAGCACGCTGTTTCGGAAGGGACCAAGGCCGTGACTAAGTTCACCAGCTCTTGA